One region of Endozoicomonas sp. Mp262 genomic DNA includes:
- a CDS encoding IS630 family transposase, translating into MVYKRLRKSCKHKRDEEQFHDCKTALKDAQEAESKGLINLFYFDESGFTQEPCVPYGWQEKGKQLRIPSVKSKRINVLGFMNRSCELFHYPVVGSVNSDTVIAAFDDFAEKMADEKYSSNDRYTVVMVDNASIHTSKKFCARIDDWMIEKKLLVCFLPTYSPELNLIEILWRKIKYEWLNLLSIKSFAEFEKEVERVLFSFGEEYMISFSNTVRLDG; encoded by the coding sequence CTGGTTTACAAAAGACTCCGTAAATCATGCAAACATAAACGGGACGAAGAGCAATTCCATGACTGTAAAACTGCTCTGAAAGATGCCCAGGAAGCCGAGAGCAAAGGGTTAATCAATTTATTTTATTTTGATGAGTCCGGCTTTACCCAGGAACCTTGTGTGCCATACGGTTGGCAGGAAAAAGGAAAGCAGCTCAGAATACCATCAGTCAAAAGTAAACGCATCAACGTACTGGGGTTTATGAACCGAAGCTGTGAGCTATTTCATTATCCTGTTGTGGGTTCAGTGAATAGCGATACGGTGATTGCGGCCTTTGATGACTTTGCAGAGAAAATGGCAGATGAAAAATACAGCTCAAATGATCGTTACACGGTAGTTATGGTGGATAATGCCAGCATTCACACCAGCAAAAAGTTTTGTGCCAGAATTGATGACTGGATGATTGAAAAGAAATTGCTGGTCTGCTTTCTGCCAACATATTCACCTGAGCTCAACCTGATTGAAATCCTGTGGAGGAAAATAAAGTATGAATGGCTCAACCTCTTGTCAATCAAGAGCTTTGCGGAATTTGAAAAAGAAGTTGAACGGGTGCTTTTTTCATTTGGAGAGGAGTATATGATCTCATTTTCTAATACTGTCCGACTGGATGGTTAA
- a CDS encoding TlyA family RNA methyltransferase → MERIDRLLVEQGLVPSRARAQKLITEGRVKVKVKGEWEAPKKTGQKYPYAVDIHIEFNDDDRFASRGGVKLAGALAFAGIDVSGLNVLDVGQSTGGFTDCVLQAGAGKVVGVEVGHDQLVPSLREDKRVVCLEGINARDLPHDLLLQHIDGYGFDLAVMDVSFISQTKILPSLAPVLREGGHLLSLVKPQFEVGPSGLGKGGIVRNEKLYPKVQKDISALCESLGLKVKAWFDSPIKGGDGNREFFIWAVKA, encoded by the coding sequence ATGGAAAGAATTGATCGTTTACTGGTGGAGCAAGGACTGGTTCCCTCCAGGGCCCGAGCCCAGAAGTTAATTACTGAGGGCCGGGTAAAAGTTAAGGTGAAGGGTGAGTGGGAGGCGCCTAAAAAGACAGGGCAAAAATACCCCTATGCTGTTGATATTCATATTGAGTTCAATGATGACGACCGCTTTGCCTCGCGGGGTGGTGTAAAGCTCGCTGGTGCCTTGGCGTTTGCCGGGATAGATGTAAGCGGACTGAATGTACTGGATGTTGGTCAATCCACAGGAGGGTTTACTGATTGCGTACTGCAAGCGGGAGCAGGCAAAGTGGTTGGCGTTGAAGTGGGTCATGACCAGCTGGTGCCGTCTTTAAGGGAAGATAAGCGGGTGGTTTGTCTGGAGGGAATCAATGCCCGGGATTTGCCCCATGACCTGCTGTTGCAGCATATCGATGGTTATGGCTTTGACCTGGCAGTAATGGATGTGTCGTTTATCTCCCAGACCAAGATACTTCCCTCTCTGGCACCGGTTTTAAGAGAAGGCGGCCATCTGTTGAGCCTGGTGAAGCCCCAGTTTGAGGTGGGTCCTTCAGGACTTGGCAAAGGCGGCATTGTCAGAAATGAAAAGCTCTATCCAAAGGTTCAGAAGGATATTAGCGCGCTGTGCGAAAGCCTTGGCTTGAAGGTAAAGGCCTGGTTTGATAGCCCCATTAAAGGGGGGGATGGAAATAGGGAATTCTTTATCTGGGCTGTTAAAGCGTGA
- a CDS encoding helix-hairpin-helix domain-containing protein has product MHVIADDRERGSGISTYLQEAGIEVTEKRLSVGDYLVNDSLLVERKTLTDLAASIIDSRLFCQCSRLGKSRYKPALLLEGRSGDFKRQGVSRRSIQGALVTVSLFMNIPIIRSASPLESAFLLKTIAGQHAQLLQFGGSIKHHYPARRPKGKYRTQLQLLQSLPGIGVERAQALLKQFGNVEKALLANEEELSGIHGIGRKTAKKIRWVLEESKGKYRL; this is encoded by the coding sequence ATGCATGTGATAGCCGATGATCGGGAACGTGGCTCAGGTATCTCCACTTATTTGCAAGAAGCGGGTATTGAGGTCACTGAAAAACGCCTGTCTGTGGGGGACTATCTGGTCAATGACAGCTTGCTGGTTGAGAGGAAAACCCTGACGGATCTTGCAGCGTCTATCATCGACAGTCGGCTATTTTGCCAGTGCTCCCGTTTGGGAAAGTCTCGCTATAAACCGGCTTTGCTGCTGGAAGGCCGGAGTGGTGATTTTAAAAGACAGGGAGTCAGCAGGCGCTCGATACAAGGCGCACTGGTGACGGTAAGCCTGTTTATGAACATTCCCATAATCCGGTCTGCCAGCCCCCTGGAGTCGGCATTTTTGTTGAAAACCATAGCGGGGCAGCATGCCCAGTTGTTGCAGTTTGGCGGATCGATCAAGCACCATTATCCGGCTCGGCGACCCAAGGGAAAATACCGTACCCAGTTACAGTTGCTGCAAAGTTTGCCGGGTATTGGCGTTGAACGGGCACAGGCCCTGCTAAAACAGTTTGGCAATGTGGAGAAAGCATTGCTGGCGAACGAAGAAGAGCTGTCCGGTATTCATGGTATTGGTCGGAAAACGGCTAAAAAAATACGATGGGTACTTGAGGAGAGTAAAGGTAAATACCGTTTGTAA
- the rpoC gene encoding DNA-directed RNA polymerase subunit beta', whose protein sequence is MKDLLNLLKTQGQTDDFDAIRIGLASPEMVRSWSFGEVKKPETINYRTFKPERDGLFCAKIFGPVKDYECLCGKYKRLKHRGVICEKCGVEVALAKVRRDRMGHIELASPVAHIWFLKSLPSRIGLLLDMTLRDIERVLYFESYVVIDPGMTTLDKGQLLSDEQYYEALEEFGDDFDARMGAEAVKALLADIDLEDEVNLLREEIPQTNSETKLKKLAKRLKLVEAFYNSGNKPEWMVMTVLPVLPPDLRPLVPLDGGRFATSDLNDLYRRVINRNNRLKRLLDLNAPDIIVRNEKRMLQESVDALLDNGRRGRAITGSNKRPLKSLADMIKGKQGRFRQNLLGKRVDYSGRSVITVGPTLRLHQCGLPKKMALELFKPFIFGKLEAKGLATTIKAAKKMVERETPEVWDVLADVIREHPVMLNRAPTLHRLGIQAFEPVLIEGKAIQLHPLVCAAYNADFDGDQMAVHVPLTLEAQLEARALMMSTNNILAPANGEPIIVPSQDVVLGLYYITRDKINGKGEGMVFADINEAMRAYRTNTVELHARVKVRVAESYTDDNGEKHSRTFLADTTVGRVILWDIVPSGLPFDLVNQAMKKKAISRLLNACYRNVGLKETVIFADQMMYLGFNYATLSGASIGVNDFVIPDDKPRIIEDANAEVREIENQYASGLVTQGEKYNKVIDIWSRANEMLAKRMMDNLKTDTVIDREGKEVEQESFNSVYIMADSGARGSAAQIRQLAGMRGLMAKPDGSIIETPITANFREGLNVLQYFISTHGARKGLADTALKTANSGYLTRRLVDVAQDLVVTEDDCGTSRGLMMAPHIEGGDVVEPLGERILGRVVAEDVIKPGTTDEIAVSAGTLIDEHWVKRLETMNVDEMRVRSPISCETRYGICAKCYGRDLGRGHLVNKGEAVGVIAAQSIGEPGTQLTMRTFHIGGAASRASAQDSISVKNKGVVKLLNLKFVERNDGNLVAVSRSGQLALADEFGRERERYKLPYGAVLSVKDGDETQAGQIVAKWDPHTHPIVTEMAGTAKFIGLEEGITVKTQTDELTGLSNIEVMDPKDRPSAGKDVRPTIQLFDAAGKELKLPGTDVSAQYFLPANAIVTLTDGKDVEVGDVIARIPQQSGGNRDITGGLPRVADLFEARKPKDHSILAEITGTIGFGKETKGKKRLVITPNDGGDPYEELIPKWRHLNVFEGEQVTKGEVISDGPTNSHDILRLLGVGELARYVVNEIQDVYRLQGVKINDKHIETILRQMLRKIEITDTGDSTFIKGEQLELNRVQEENDRLVADDRIPAKFERVLLGITKASLATESFISAASFQETTRVLTEAAVTGKRDYLRGLKENVVVGRLIPAGTGLTYHNERRKGRDEVEFETPTKVSASEVEQALSEALNFGEV, encoded by the coding sequence TTGAAAGACTTATTGAATCTGCTCAAGACACAGGGCCAGACGGACGATTTCGACGCTATTCGGATCGGTCTGGCGTCACCGGAAATGGTTCGTTCCTGGTCCTTTGGTGAAGTTAAAAAGCCAGAAACCATTAACTACCGTACCTTTAAGCCTGAGCGTGATGGCCTGTTCTGTGCCAAAATCTTCGGGCCGGTAAAAGACTATGAGTGCCTGTGCGGTAAGTACAAGCGCCTGAAGCATCGCGGTGTTATCTGCGAAAAATGTGGTGTTGAAGTGGCCCTGGCAAAAGTTCGCCGTGACCGTATGGGTCACATTGAACTGGCCAGCCCGGTTGCCCACATCTGGTTCCTGAAGTCCCTGCCTAGCCGTATTGGTCTGCTGCTGGACATGACCCTGCGCGACATTGAACGTGTACTCTATTTTGAGTCCTATGTGGTTATCGATCCGGGTATGACTACTCTGGATAAAGGTCAGCTGCTGTCTGATGAGCAGTACTACGAAGCTCTGGAAGAGTTTGGTGATGACTTTGATGCCCGTATGGGTGCGGAAGCGGTTAAGGCACTGCTGGCTGATATTGACCTGGAAGATGAGGTCAATCTGCTGCGGGAAGAGATTCCCCAGACCAACTCTGAAACCAAGCTGAAGAAACTGGCCAAGCGCCTGAAGCTGGTTGAGGCATTCTATAACTCAGGTAACAAGCCTGAGTGGATGGTCATGACCGTTCTGCCGGTTCTGCCACCGGATCTGCGTCCTCTGGTTCCCCTGGATGGTGGCCGTTTTGCTACCTCCGACCTGAACGACCTGTACCGCCGGGTTATTAACCGTAATAACCGTCTGAAGCGACTGCTGGATCTGAATGCGCCGGATATCATTGTCCGTAACGAAAAGCGGATGCTGCAGGAATCTGTGGATGCCCTGCTGGACAATGGTCGTCGTGGCCGTGCCATTACCGGTTCCAACAAGCGTCCCCTGAAGTCCCTGGCTGACATGATCAAGGGTAAGCAGGGTCGTTTCCGTCAGAACCTGCTGGGTAAGCGTGTAGACTACTCTGGTCGTTCTGTTATTACCGTAGGCCCTACCCTTCGTCTGCACCAGTGTGGTCTGCCGAAGAAGATGGCGCTGGAACTGTTTAAGCCGTTCATTTTCGGTAAGCTGGAAGCCAAAGGTCTGGCAACCACCATTAAAGCAGCCAAGAAGATGGTTGAGCGCGAAACACCGGAAGTGTGGGACGTTCTGGCGGATGTTATCCGTGAACATCCGGTTATGCTTAACCGTGCGCCAACCCTGCACCGTCTGGGTATCCAGGCCTTTGAGCCGGTTCTGATCGAAGGTAAGGCCATTCAGTTGCACCCACTGGTCTGTGCGGCTTATAACGCGGACTTTGACGGTGACCAGATGGCGGTTCACGTACCGTTGACCCTGGAAGCCCAGCTGGAAGCCCGTGCCCTGATGATGTCCACCAACAACATCCTAGCACCTGCTAACGGTGAACCTATTATCGTACCTTCCCAGGACGTGGTACTGGGTCTTTACTACATCACCCGTGACAAGATCAATGGCAAGGGTGAGGGTATGGTGTTTGCGGACATCAATGAAGCTATGCGCGCATACCGCACCAACACCGTTGAGCTGCATGCCCGGGTGAAAGTGCGTGTTGCCGAATCCTATACGGATGATAATGGTGAAAAGCACAGCCGCACCTTCCTGGCAGATACCACCGTTGGTCGTGTGATCCTGTGGGATATCGTGCCAAGCGGCCTGCCTTTTGACCTGGTTAACCAGGCCATGAAGAAGAAGGCGATTTCCCGACTGCTTAATGCCTGCTACCGGAATGTGGGTCTGAAGGAAACCGTTATCTTTGCTGACCAGATGATGTATCTGGGCTTCAATTATGCCACGCTTTCCGGTGCCTCCATCGGTGTTAATGACTTTGTTATCCCGGATGACAAGCCACGCATTATCGAAGATGCCAATGCCGAGGTTCGTGAAATCGAGAACCAGTATGCTTCTGGTCTGGTAACCCAGGGCGAGAAATACAACAAGGTTATCGATATCTGGTCCCGTGCCAACGAAATGCTGGCCAAGCGGATGATGGACAATCTGAAGACCGATACGGTTATTGACCGTGAAGGTAAAGAGGTTGAGCAGGAATCCTTCAACAGCGTTTACATCATGGCGGACTCCGGTGCGCGGGGTAGTGCTGCCCAGATTCGTCAGCTGGCCGGTATGCGTGGTCTGATGGCCAAGCCAGACGGCTCCATCATTGAAACACCTATTACCGCGAACTTCCGTGAAGGTCTGAACGTACTGCAGTACTTCATCTCCACCCACGGTGCTCGTAAGGGTCTGGCGGATACAGCGCTGAAAACCGCGAACTCCGGTTACCTGACCCGTCGTCTGGTGGATGTTGCCCAGGATCTGGTGGTTACAGAAGATGACTGTGGTACCAGTCGTGGCCTGATGATGGCACCACACATTGAAGGTGGTGACGTGGTTGAGCCTCTGGGTGAGCGTATTCTGGGTCGTGTGGTGGCAGAAGATGTCATTAAGCCCGGAACAACCGATGAGATCGCTGTTTCAGCCGGAACACTGATTGATGAGCACTGGGTCAAGCGACTGGAAACCATGAACGTTGATGAAATGCGCGTTCGTTCTCCAATCAGCTGTGAAACCCGCTATGGTATTTGTGCCAAGTGCTATGGCCGTGACCTGGGTCGTGGACACCTGGTGAACAAGGGTGAAGCGGTAGGGGTTATTGCTGCCCAGTCCATCGGTGAGCCGGGTACCCAGCTGACCATGCGTACCTTCCACATCGGTGGTGCGGCCTCCAGAGCCTCTGCTCAGGACAGCATCAGTGTTAAGAACAAAGGTGTGGTGAAGCTGCTGAACCTGAAGTTCGTTGAGCGTAATGATGGTAACCTGGTTGCTGTCAGTCGTTCCGGTCAGTTGGCTCTTGCTGATGAATTTGGCCGTGAGCGTGAGCGCTACAAGCTGCCTTATGGTGCAGTGCTGTCTGTTAAGGATGGTGATGAGACCCAGGCTGGCCAGATTGTTGCCAAGTGGGATCCACACACTCACCCAATCGTTACTGAAATGGCGGGTACTGCCAAGTTCATTGGCCTGGAAGAAGGCATTACTGTCAAAACCCAGACTGATGAGCTCACCGGCCTGTCCAACATTGAGGTAATGGATCCGAAGGATCGTCCATCCGCGGGTAAGGATGTTCGTCCAACCATTCAGCTGTTTGATGCCGCCGGTAAAGAACTGAAACTGCCTGGTACTGATGTATCTGCTCAGTACTTCCTGCCAGCCAACGCCATTGTTACGCTGACTGATGGCAAGGATGTAGAGGTGGGTGATGTTATCGCCCGTATTCCTCAGCAGTCCGGTGGTAACCGAGACATTACCGGTGGTCTGCCAAGGGTTGCTGACCTGTTCGAGGCCCGTAAGCCTAAGGATCACTCTATCCTGGCTGAGATTACCGGAACCATTGGTTTTGGTAAGGAAACCAAGGGTAAGAAACGTCTGGTGATTACACCGAATGACGGTGGCGATCCTTATGAGGAGCTGATTCCCAAGTGGCGTCACCTGAACGTGTTCGAGGGTGAACAGGTTACCAAGGGTGAAGTTATCTCTGACGGCCCAACCAACTCTCATGACATTCTGCGTCTGCTGGGTGTGGGTGAGCTGGCCCGTTACGTGGTGAACGAAATCCAGGACGTATACCGTCTGCAGGGCGTAAAAATCAATGATAAGCACATCGAGACCATTCTGCGTCAGATGCTGCGTAAGATTGAAATTACCGATACCGGTGACTCCACCTTCATTAAGGGTGAGCAGCTGGAGCTGAACAGGGTTCAGGAAGAAAATGATCGTCTGGTTGCAGATGACCGTATTCCTGCCAAGTTTGAGCGTGTGCTGCTGGGTATCACCAAAGCGTCCCTGGCCACTGAGTCCTTCATCTCTGCCGCGTCCTTCCAGGAAACTACCCGGGTTCTGACAGAAGCTGCGGTAACCGGTAAGCGTGATTACCTGCGTGGCCTGAAGGAAAACGTTGTGGTGGGTCGTCTGATTCCTGCGGGAACCGGTTTGACTTACCATAACGAGCGCCGCAAAGGCCGTGATGAGGTTGAGTTTGAGACTCCCACCAAGGTTTCTGCCTCTGAAGTGGAACAGGCTCTGTCCGAAGCGCTAAACTTTGGCGAAGTCTAA
- the rpoB gene encoding DNA-directed RNA polymerase subunit beta yields the protein MAYSYTEKKRIRKDFGKLPHVMNVPYLLAIQLDSYHKLLQSGKEPAAREDIGLHAAFKSVFPIVSYSGNAALEYVSYRLGTPAFDVKECQLRGVTYAVPLRVKVRLIIYDKDSANKAIKDIKEQEVYMGEIPLMTENGTFVINGTERVIVSQLHRSPGVFFDNDRGKTHSSGKLLYSARVIPYRGSWLDFEFDPKDLLYVRIDRRRKLPATILLRAIGMSNEEILDNFFDTVGFELGIENVSTELVPERLRGEAASFDIKDGEGNIIVEQGRRVTARHIRQLQKANIERLEAPVEYVYGRVLAKTVVHKSTGEIVAECNTEITPELYEKLLASSIKSVETLYVNELDCGSYISDTLRSDTTTNRLEALVEIYRMMRPGEPPTQEAAETLFQNLFFSTERYDLSGVGRMKFNRRLGREEDTGSGVLDNADIVDVLRTLVSIRNGIGVCDDIDHLGNRRVRSVGEMAENQFRVGLVRVERAVKERLNLAESEGLMPQDLINAKPVAAAIKEFFGSSQLSQFMDQNNPLSEITHKRRVSALGPGGLTRERAGFEVRDVHPTHYGRVCPIETPEGPNIGLINSLAAYARTNDYGFLESPYRKVVDGKVTDEISYLSAIEEGEFVIAQASAAIDKDNNLTDELVNVRHRNEFTLMAPDKVQYMDVSTKQVVSVAASLIPFLEHDDANRALMGSNMQRQAVPTLRAEKPLVGTGMERNVASDSGVCVVARRGGLVDAVDASRVVIRVNDAEVQPGEAGVDIYNLTKYTRSNQNTCINQRSLVKPGDIVSSGDILADGPSVDLGELALGQNMRIAFMPWNGYNFEDSMLVSERVVQEDRFTSIHIQELTCVARDTKLGPEEISGDIPNVGESALNKLDGAGIVYVGAEVVAGDILVGKVTPKGETQLTPEEKLLRAIFGEKASDVKDTSLRVPTGVKGTVIDVQVFTRDGVEKDTRAQSIEKAQLDEYRKDLNEEFRIVEGDTFARLRGALRGQPVDRGPGLKKGDVISDEFLDGLEHEQWFRLAMSDESLNEMLDLSREQLKERRAQLDERFEDKKKKLQTGDDMAPGVLKIVKVYLAIKRRIQPGDKMAGRHGNKGVISRIMPVEDMPHDEYGRPVDIVLNPLGVPSRMNVGQILETHLGAAAKGLGIKINAMLEAQKGITEMRKFLDEVYNGIPGHRPVELERFSDEEVMELVGNLKGGVPMATSVFDGAKEAEIKRLLRLADLSDSGQVNLYDGRTGDKFDRPVTVGYMYMLKLNHLVDDKMHARSTGSYSLVTQQPLGGKAQFGGQRFGEMEVWALEAYGAAYTLQEMLTVKSDDVAGRTKMYKNIVDGDHRMEAGMPESFNVLLKEIRSLGIDIELDTE from the coding sequence ATGGCATACTCGTATACAGAGAAAAAACGTATCAGGAAGGACTTCGGCAAACTGCCGCATGTCATGAACGTGCCGTACCTTCTCGCTATTCAGCTTGATTCGTACCACAAGCTGTTGCAATCAGGCAAAGAGCCCGCTGCACGGGAAGATATCGGGCTGCACGCCGCATTCAAGTCCGTATTTCCAATTGTCAGCTATTCTGGCAATGCTGCCCTGGAGTACGTAAGTTACAGGCTGGGCACTCCTGCCTTTGATGTCAAGGAATGTCAGCTTCGGGGCGTGACTTACGCAGTACCACTGCGGGTCAAAGTACGCCTCATTATCTACGACAAAGACTCCGCAAACAAGGCAATTAAGGATATTAAGGAACAGGAAGTTTACATGGGCGAAATTCCGCTCATGACTGAGAATGGTACTTTTGTAATCAATGGTACCGAGCGTGTCATCGTATCTCAGTTACACCGCTCTCCAGGTGTGTTCTTTGATAATGACCGAGGCAAGACACACTCCTCTGGTAAGCTGCTCTATTCTGCCCGGGTTATTCCTTACCGTGGCTCCTGGCTGGATTTCGAGTTCGATCCTAAAGACCTGCTTTACGTTCGTATTGACCGTCGTCGCAAGCTGCCGGCCACCATTTTGCTGCGTGCAATCGGGATGAGTAACGAAGAGATTCTGGATAATTTCTTCGATACCGTAGGCTTTGAGCTGGGTATCGAGAATGTTAGTACTGAACTGGTTCCAGAGCGCCTACGTGGTGAGGCGGCCAGCTTTGATATCAAGGATGGCGAAGGCAATATCATTGTTGAGCAAGGTCGTCGTGTTACCGCACGCCATATTCGCCAGCTGCAAAAAGCCAATATTGAACGGCTGGAAGCACCTGTTGAATATGTTTATGGCCGTGTTCTGGCAAAAACTGTTGTCCACAAGTCAACGGGCGAAATCGTCGCTGAGTGTAATACTGAAATTACGCCGGAACTGTACGAAAAGCTGCTGGCTTCCAGTATCAAGTCTGTTGAGACGCTCTACGTTAATGAGCTGGATTGCGGATCTTATATTTCTGACACCCTGCGTTCAGATACTACTACCAACAGGCTTGAAGCCCTGGTGGAAATCTACCGCATGATGCGTCCTGGTGAGCCACCTACCCAGGAAGCTGCAGAGACCCTGTTCCAGAACCTGTTCTTCTCCACTGAGCGCTATGACTTGTCTGGAGTGGGACGGATGAAGTTTAACCGTCGCCTGGGTCGTGAAGAAGATACCGGCTCCGGTGTACTGGATAATGCGGATATCGTTGATGTTCTGAGGACACTGGTTAGCATCCGTAACGGCATCGGTGTCTGTGATGATATCGACCACCTGGGTAACCGTCGTGTACGTTCTGTGGGCGAAATGGCTGAAAACCAGTTCCGGGTTGGTCTGGTACGTGTAGAGCGTGCGGTCAAAGAGCGTCTGAACCTGGCTGAATCCGAAGGCCTGATGCCTCAGGATCTGATCAATGCCAAGCCAGTGGCTGCGGCCATTAAAGAATTCTTTGGCTCCAGTCAGCTGTCCCAGTTCATGGATCAGAACAACCCATTGTCCGAGATTACACACAAGCGTCGTGTGTCTGCGCTTGGACCGGGTGGTTTGACCCGTGAACGTGCCGGCTTCGAAGTGCGAGACGTACACCCAACCCATTACGGTCGAGTGTGTCCAATCGAGACCCCTGAAGGTCCGAACATCGGTCTGATCAACTCCCTGGCGGCTTATGCCCGCACTAACGATTACGGCTTCCTTGAGTCCCCGTACCGTAAGGTGGTTGATGGCAAGGTAACAGATGAAATCAGCTATCTGTCTGCCATTGAGGAAGGTGAGTTTGTTATCGCCCAGGCCTCTGCTGCCATTGATAAAGATAACAACCTGACCGATGAGCTGGTTAACGTTCGTCACCGTAACGAATTTACCCTGATGGCTCCGGATAAAGTCCAGTACATGGACGTATCCACCAAGCAGGTTGTGTCTGTAGCGGCCTCCCTGATTCCATTCCTGGAGCACGATGATGCGAACCGGGCCTTGATGGGATCTAACATGCAGCGTCAGGCTGTGCCAACTCTCCGTGCGGAAAAACCTCTGGTGGGTACCGGTATGGAGCGTAATGTGGCATCGGACTCCGGTGTCTGTGTGGTGGCACGCCGTGGTGGTCTGGTGGATGCCGTAGACGCCAGCCGTGTGGTTATCCGTGTTAATGATGCGGAAGTTCAGCCAGGCGAAGCCGGTGTTGATATTTATAACCTGACCAAGTACACCCGCTCTAACCAAAACACCTGTATTAACCAGCGCTCCCTGGTGAAGCCGGGTGATATCGTTTCCAGTGGTGATATTCTGGCGGATGGTCCTTCTGTGGATCTGGGTGAACTGGCACTTGGCCAGAACATGCGTATAGCCTTCATGCCCTGGAATGGCTATAACTTTGAGGACTCCATGCTGGTTTCCGAGCGTGTGGTTCAGGAAGACCGCTTTACCTCCATCCATATTCAGGAACTGACCTGTGTTGCCCGTGATACCAAACTGGGGCCAGAGGAAATCAGTGGTGACATCCCCAATGTGGGTGAATCTGCCCTGAACAAGCTGGATGGTGCCGGTATCGTTTATGTGGGTGCGGAAGTGGTAGCCGGTGATATTCTGGTGGGCAAGGTGACACCTAAGGGTGAAACCCAGCTGACGCCGGAAGAAAAACTGCTGCGTGCCATCTTCGGTGAAAAAGCCTCTGACGTTAAGGACACCTCCCTGCGCGTGCCTACTGGTGTTAAGGGTACGGTTATTGATGTACAGGTCTTTACCCGCGATGGCGTTGAAAAAGACACCCGTGCCCAGTCCATTGAAAAGGCACAGCTGGATGAGTACCGCAAGGATCTGAACGAAGAGTTCCGTATCGTTGAGGGAGACACCTTTGCCCGTCTGCGCGGAGCGCTGCGTGGCCAGCCTGTGGATCGTGGTCCGGGCCTGAAGAAAGGGGACGTGATTTCTGACGAGTTCCTGGATGGCCTGGAGCATGAACAGTGGTTCAGGCTGGCTATGTCCGATGAATCACTGAACGAAATGCTGGACCTGTCCCGCGAGCAGCTGAAAGAACGCCGTGCCCAGTTGGATGAGCGCTTCGAAGACAAGAAGAAGAAGCTGCAGACTGGCGATGACATGGCACCTGGTGTCCTGAAAATTGTCAAGGTTTACCTGGCCATCAAGCGTCGTATCCAGCCTGGTGACAAGATGGCGGGTCGTCATGGTAACAAGGGTGTTATCTCCCGCATTATGCCGGTTGAAGATATGCCTCATGATGAATATGGCCGTCCGGTGGATATCGTACTGAACCCTCTGGGTGTACCGTCCCGGATGAACGTTGGACAGATTCTTGAGACTCACCTGGGTGCTGCGGCCAAGGGGCTGGGTATCAAGATTAATGCCATGCTGGAAGCCCAGAAAGGAATTACCGAAATGCGTAAGTTCCTTGATGAGGTTTACAACGGCATTCCGGGACACCGGCCTGTTGAGCTTGAGCGCTTCTCTGATGAGGAGGTGATGGAGCTTGTGGGCAACCTCAAGGGTGGTGTGCCTATGGCAACATCCGTCTTTGATGGTGCCAAGGAAGCTGAAATCAAGCGTCTGCTAAGACTGGCAGATCTGAGTGATAGCGGACAGGTTAACCTCTATGATGGCCGTACAGGTGATAAGTTTGATCGTCCGGTAACTGTTGGCTACATGTACATGCTGAAGTTGAACCACCTGGTTGACGACAAGATGCATGCCCGTTCCACCGGTTCTTACTCTCTGGTTACCCAGCAGCCTCTGGGTGGTAAGGCTCAATTCGGTGGTCAGCGTTTCGGTGAGATGGAGGTCTGGGCTCTGGAAGCTTATGGCGCTGCCTACACCCTGCAGGAAATGCTGACAGTGAAGTCCGATGATGTGGCAGGTCGTACCAAAATGTATAAAAACATTGTGGATGGCGATCACCGCATGGAAGCCGGGATGCCGGAATCCTTCAACGTACTGCTGAAGGAAATCCGTTCCCTGGGTATTGATATCGAACTGGACACCGAATAA
- a CDS encoding helix-turn-helix domain-containing protein, translated as MKYVTTITDEAVLLTLKFAKHYGPLRCIRERAHSLLLSNRGFTLEQIAEILEIRYQTASQWIDDWEEYGIRALYKGHGGGRPCIYDESEVQRIKELVAEEPRRLSYVKSKIEDETGKSSSKITLANIVKKQGWFTKDSVNHANINGTKSNSMTVKLL; from the coding sequence ATGAAGTACGTCACTACAATCACTGATGAAGCTGTTTTATTAACTTTGAAATTCGCCAAACACTACGGACCTCTGAGATGTATAAGGGAAAGAGCCCATAGCCTTTTATTGAGCAATCGTGGCTTTACCCTTGAGCAAATTGCCGAAATACTTGAAATTAGATATCAAACTGCTTCTCAGTGGATTGATGATTGGGAAGAATATGGTATTCGTGCCTTGTACAAGGGGCATGGTGGCGGTAGGCCGTGCATATATGACGAATCCGAAGTGCAACGCATAAAAGAATTAGTGGCTGAAGAGCCTCGTCGCTTATCGTATGTCAAATCCAAGATCGAGGATGAAACCGGTAAATCTTCATCAAAAATTACTCTGGCAAACATTGTAAAAAAGCAGGGCTGGTTTACAAAAGACTCCGTAAATCATGCAAACATAAACGGGACGAAGAGCAATTCCATGACTGTAAAACTGCTCTGA